In one window of Vulpes vulpes isolate BD-2025 chromosome 1, VulVul3, whole genome shotgun sequence DNA:
- the PGK2 gene encoding phosphoglycerate kinase 2, with product MSLSKKLTLDKLDVKGKRVIMRVDFNVPMKKNQITNNQRIKASIPSITYCLNNGARSVVLMSHLGRPDGVPMPDKYSLEPVAAELKSLLSKDVLFLNDCVGPEVEKACANPATGSVILLENLRFHVEEEGKGQDPSGNKLKAEPDKIEAFRASLSKLGDVYVNDAFGTAHRAHSSMVGVNLPQKASGFLMKKELDYFARALENPERPFLAILGGAKVADKIQLIKNMLDKVNEMIIGGGMAFTFLKVLNNMDIGASLFDEEGAKIVKDIMAKANKNGVNITFPVDFVTADKFQEDAKVGQATIASGIPAGWMALDCGPETNKKYAQVVAQAKLIVWNGPVGVFEWDAFAKGTKALMDEIVKATSRGCITIIGGGDTATCCAKWDTEDKVSHVSTGGGASLELLEGKVLPGVEALSNL from the coding sequence ATGTCTCTTTCTAAGAAGTTAACTTTGGACAAGCTGGACGTTAAAGGGAAGCGAGTCATCATGAGAGTAGATTTTAATGTTCCCATGAAGAAGAACCAGATTACAAATAACCAGAGAATCAAAGCTTCCATCCCAAGCATCACGTACTGTCTAAATAATGGAGCCAGGTCAGTAGTTCTTATGAGTCATCTAGGTCGACCTGATGGTGTTCCCATGCCAGATAAATATTCTTTAGAGCCCGTTGCTGCTGAGCTCAAATCTTTGCTGAGCAAGGATGTTCTGTTTCTAAATGACTGTGTGGGCCCAGAAGTGGAGAAAGCCTGTGCCAACCCAGCTACCGGTTCAGTTATCCTACTGGAGAACCTGCGTTTTCatgtagaggaagaaggaaaaggccAAGATCCCTCTGGAAATAAACTTAAAGCTGAGCCAGATAAAATAGAAGCCTTCCGAGCATCACTATCCAAACTAGGGGATGTCTATGTCAATGATGCTTTTGGCACTGCTCACCGGGCCCACAGTTCTATGGTGGGAGTGAACCTGCCCCAGAAGGCATCTGGATTCCTGATGAAAAAGGAGCTGGATTACTTTGCCAGAGCCTTAGAAAACCCAGAGAGACCCTTTCTGGCTATACTTGGTGGAGCTAAAGTGGCAGACAAAATCCAACTCATCAAAAATATGCTGGACAAGGTCAATGAGATGATAATTGGTGGTGGAATGGCTTTTACCTTCCTTAAGGTACTCAACAACATGGATATTGGTGCATCGCTCTTTGATGAAGAGGGGGCCAAGATTGTCAAAGACATCATGGCTAAAGCCAATAAAAATGGTGTGAACATTACCTTTCCTGTTGACTTTGTCACCGCTGACAAGTTTCAGGAGGATGCAAAGGTTGGCCAAGCTACCATAGCATCAGGCATACCTGCTGGCTGGATGGCTTTGGACTGTGGTCCTGAGACCAACAAGAAATACGCTCAAGTTGTGGCCCAAGCCAAGTTAATTGTGTGGAATGGACCAGTAGGGGTATTTGAATGGGATGCCTTTGCTAAGGGAACAAAAGCCCTCATGGATGAAATTGTGAAAGCTACTTCCAGGGGCTGTATCACCATTATAGGAGGTGGAGACACTGCTACTTGCTGTGCCAAATGGGACACTGAAGATAAGGTCAGCCATGTGAGCACTGGAGGAGGAGCTAGTCTGGAACTCCTGGAAGGTAAAGTCCTTCCTGGAGTGGAAGCCCTCAGCAACTTGTAA